The following DNA comes from Longimicrobiaceae bacterium.
CCAGCTCGCGACACAGCTGCGTGCGGTCGTGCGGCGACGCGGGGAGGAAGAACTCCAGGTCGTCGTCGCCCACCAGCAGCGGCTCGATGGAGGTCACGGTGATCTGGAGCTTCTCGTTGTACCAGCTCACCCGTCCCCGGACCCCGACCACGTCGTCGACCGAGACGAGGCGATCCAGCCGGTCCGCGTCGTCCCAGATCATCGCGTCCACCGTGCCCGTGCGGTCACCCAGCACGAGCTTGAGGAACGGCTTGGCAGCCTTGGTCTCGCGGCGCTGCTTGTCGTGGACGAGATAGCACGCCGTCACGTCTCCATCGGCCAGATCCGCGATCAGCGGCCACGGGAACGTCTGCCCGCAGAAGACGCGCGGGTCGGGCTTCACGACGGAGCCGCGGAAGAGGGAGGTGCTCACGGCGCCGCCTCCCACACCGTGCGTCCGCCCACGATGGTCCGCACCGCCCGGCACCGCAGCGCCCGGCCGCGGAACGGCGTGTTGCGGCTCAGCGAGAGGAAGGTGCGCGGATCGACCGTCCACTCGGCGTTCGGATCGATGAGCGTGACGTCCGCAGGCTGGCCGCGCTTGAGCGTGCCCCCGCGGATCGACATCGCCCGCGCCGGCGCGCAGCTCATCCGCTCCACCAGCGTGGCCAGGTCGATGAGCCCCGTCGCCACCAGCTCGGTGTAGGAGAGGCCGAGCGCCGTCTCCAGGCCCACGATGCCGTTGGGCGCGTCCTCGAAGGCCTGCTCCTTCTCGTCGTAGTGGTGCGGCGCGTGGTCGG
Coding sequences within:
- a CDS encoding OB-fold nucleic acid binding domain-containing protein; the encoded protein is MSTSLFRGSVVKPDPRVFCGQTFPWPLIADLADGDVTACYLVHDKQRRETKAAKPFLKLVLGDRTGTVDAMIWDDADRLDRLVSVDDVVGVRGRVSWYNEKLQITVTSIEPLLVGDDDLEFFLPASPHDRTQLCREL